The following are encoded together in the Proteiniphilum saccharofermentans genome:
- the leuS gene encoding leucine--tRNA ligase yields the protein MDYNFREIETRWQQYWIDHQIYKVGEDRSKPKFYVLDMFPYPSGAGLHVGHPLGYIASDIFSRYKRLQGFNVLHPMGYDAYGLPAEQYAIQTGQHPAITTENNIRRYREQLDKIGFSYDWSREVRTCDPAYYKWTQWAFIRMFHSYYCNQAQQARPIDELTEVFSQQGTAGLDLACNEPMEFSAEEWNAKSEKEQQEILMNYRIAYLGDTMVNWCPELGTVLANDEVSEGLSIRGGYPVEQKKMRQWCLRVSAYAQRLLDGLDKVDWTDSLKETQRNWIGRSEGAVMHFKTSRGSTFDIFTTRADTIFGVTFMVLAPESELVGELTTDRQREAVEEYIIKTKKKTERERIADKSVSGVFSGSYAIHPFTGEQLQIWISDYVLAGYGTGAIMAVPAHDSRDYTFARHFNLPVIPLVEGCDVSEESFDAKEGIMINSDFLNGMTVKEAIPAAIDEVEKRGLGYRKINFRLRDAIFSRQRYWGEPFPVYYKDGMPYTLDESELPLELPEVDKYLPTETGEPPLGRAANWYTKEGYPLELNTMPGFAGSSAYYLRYMDPQNDNALVSEDAGSYWRNVDLYIGGTEHATGHLVYSRFWNKFLFDLGVSCEEEPFKKLVNQGMIQGRSNFVYRIKGSNTFVSLNLKEQYDVTPIHVDVNIVHNDILDIEAFRNWNPEYKTAEFILEDGKYICGWAIEKMSKSMFNVVNPDDIVEKYGADTLRLYEMFLGPLEQSKPWDTNGIDGVHRFLRRVWNLFYKEGNLSVTDDEPTREELKALHKLIKKVSFDIEHFSFNTSVSAFMICANELTSLKCSKRAILGDLVVCLAPFAPHMAEELWHALGNNTTVCDAEWPVWNEEFLKEDAFPYAISFNGKSRFVLEFPTDATNEEIEKAVLDHPNSQKWIEGKSPKKIIIVPKKIVNVVI from the coding sequence ATGGATTACAATTTTAGAGAGATAGAAACTCGTTGGCAGCAGTACTGGATTGATCATCAGATATATAAGGTGGGCGAAGACCGGTCGAAACCCAAGTTTTATGTGCTTGATATGTTCCCGTACCCTTCGGGAGCAGGGTTGCATGTAGGGCATCCACTGGGATATATCGCATCGGATATCTTTTCAAGATATAAGAGACTACAGGGATTCAATGTGTTGCATCCCATGGGATATGATGCCTATGGTTTGCCGGCCGAGCAGTATGCCATTCAAACCGGACAACATCCGGCCATTACTACTGAAAACAATATCAGACGTTACCGTGAGCAACTGGACAAAATAGGGTTCTCTTACGACTGGAGCCGTGAAGTACGTACCTGTGATCCTGCCTATTATAAGTGGACCCAATGGGCATTCATCCGTATGTTCCATTCCTACTATTGTAATCAGGCACAACAAGCCCGCCCCATCGACGAATTGACAGAGGTCTTCTCACAACAGGGAACTGCCGGTCTCGACCTTGCCTGTAATGAACCGATGGAGTTTTCTGCCGAAGAGTGGAATGCCAAATCAGAAAAAGAGCAACAAGAGATATTGATGAACTACCGTATCGCCTATCTGGGAGATACCATGGTAAACTGGTGTCCGGAGTTGGGAACGGTACTCGCCAATGACGAGGTAAGTGAAGGCCTTTCTATTCGCGGAGGTTATCCTGTGGAACAGAAGAAAATGCGGCAGTGGTGCCTGCGGGTATCGGCTTATGCGCAACGCTTGCTCGATGGATTGGATAAAGTAGACTGGACCGACTCTTTGAAAGAAACACAGCGGAACTGGATAGGACGCAGTGAAGGGGCTGTGATGCATTTTAAGACCTCCCGGGGTAGCACTTTCGATATTTTCACCACCCGTGCTGATACCATCTTCGGCGTGACATTTATGGTGCTTGCGCCCGAAAGTGAACTGGTGGGCGAGCTGACTACCGATAGACAGCGTGAAGCGGTAGAGGAATATATCATCAAAACCAAGAAAAAAACCGAACGGGAACGTATTGCCGACAAATCGGTCAGTGGCGTATTTTCCGGGTCGTATGCCATACATCCCTTTACGGGAGAACAACTTCAGATATGGATTTCGGATTATGTGCTGGCGGGATATGGGACCGGAGCCATTATGGCAGTACCGGCGCATGACAGCCGTGACTATACCTTTGCCAGGCATTTCAACCTGCCTGTCATCCCCCTGGTCGAGGGATGTGATGTGTCGGAAGAGAGTTTCGATGCCAAAGAGGGGATCATGATAAACTCAGATTTCCTGAATGGAATGACCGTAAAGGAAGCTATCCCCGCAGCCATTGATGAGGTAGAGAAACGAGGACTGGGTTATAGGAAGATCAATTTCCGACTCAGGGATGCTATTTTCTCCAGACAACGCTACTGGGGTGAACCTTTTCCTGTCTATTACAAGGACGGAATGCCCTACACTCTTGATGAAAGTGAATTGCCGCTGGAACTTCCGGAAGTGGATAAATACCTCCCTACTGAAACAGGTGAACCTCCGTTGGGGCGTGCTGCAAACTGGTATACCAAAGAGGGCTATCCGCTGGAATTGAATACGATGCCCGGATTTGCGGGATCGTCGGCCTATTACCTGCGCTATATGGATCCGCAGAACGACAATGCATTGGTATCGGAAGATGCCGGCAGCTACTGGCGCAATGTAGACCTTTATATAGGGGGGACGGAGCATGCTACCGGACACCTTGTCTATAGCCGTTTCTGGAATAAATTCCTGTTTGACCTGGGTGTCTCCTGCGAGGAGGAACCCTTTAAAAAGCTGGTGAACCAGGGGATGATCCAGGGAAGGAGCAATTTCGTATACCGGATAAAAGGATCCAATACATTTGTGTCGCTGAATCTGAAAGAGCAGTATGATGTGACACCTATTCATGTGGATGTTAACATCGTGCACAACGATATCCTCGATATAGAAGCATTCAGGAACTGGAACCCCGAGTACAAGACGGCGGAATTTATCCTGGAGGATGGAAAATATATCTGTGGATGGGCTATTGAGAAAATGTCGAAATCGATGTTCAACGTGGTCAATCCCGATGATATAGTGGAGAAGTATGGTGCCGATACGCTCCGTCTTTATGAGATGTTCCTTGGGCCGCTTGAGCAATCCAAACCGTGGGATACTAACGGAATTGATGGTGTACACCGCTTCCTCCGCAGGGTATGGAATCTCTTTTATAAAGAGGGCAATTTATCAGTGACTGACGACGAGCCGACGAGAGAGGAGTTAAAGGCGCTGCATAAACTGATTAAAAAGGTGTCGTTCGATATCGAACATTTTTCTTTTAATACGTCGGTTTCCGCCTTTATGATTTGTGCGAATGAACTCACCTCATTGAAATGCTCCAAAAGAGCGATCCTGGGCGATCTGGTTGTTTGCCTTGCTCCTTTTGCTCCACATATGGCAGAAGAGCTCTGGCACGCGTTAGGTAACAACACAACGGTATGTGATGCGGAATGGCCGGTGTGGAACGAAGAGTTCCTCAAGGAGGATGCCTTCCCTTATGCGATCTCTTTTAACGGGAAATCACGGTTTGTATTGGAATTCCCGACAGATGCAACCAACGAAGAGATCGAAAAAGCAGTGCTTGACCATCCCAATTCCCAAAAATGGATAGAAGGCAAAAGCCCGAAAAAAATAATTATTGTACCAAAGAAAATCGTGAATGTGGTGATATAA
- a CDS encoding FAD-binding and (Fe-S)-binding domain-containing protein, with product MEVKQLRNRLLQLLPQDQVFTDELSRLVKGTDAGLYRLIPKAVVRVNSEDEVIRLLEFCRTENMPVTFKAAGTSLSGQTISDSILMEAGNGFEFSTITDKGATATFGCALTGAAANRILIRYKRKLGPKPASINSAKIGGIIANNASGSSYGIRYNSYNTIRSMRIIFADGSLLDTADKESCRAFIADHPQLIAEIEQLHKETVNNEAIREKITSKFQLKNTCGYGVNSLIDFSDPIQIIQHLMIGSEGTLGFVSQATFETVHDAPLKATAMIYFSNLHDVSNTIIPLRSCQVSAAELMDRNALRAVEDQEGMPEELRSLPEGAAALLIDTSADDEGTLLAQMAEIEEKLAHIDTLTPIRFTTDKHLYNLYWNVRNGLFTSAAATRPPRTASIIEDIAFRAESLGDALTDVRELLVRTGYGNAVMWGHLLDGNVHFTVFPDINVPEEVEKYAVFMQELCELVAVKHNGSLKAEHGTGRNMAPFVEKEWGGEVYGLMKRIKKAFDPENILNPGVLINDDHEIFIKNLKRIPEANPIIDKCIECGFCEVSCPSKDLTLTPRQRIIAYRHLSEQAVSGNKKKDPVQEQLRNISYPMEETCATDGLCGIACPVGIDTGKLIKELRWQQNNRLANRVADTIADNMAGMTSLLRRLLPIPHYIGKSVGYRTMESVTKGLYRLGDGAFPLWTRHTPSGSKKIKRNIFPATNPDAPMVVYFPACITRAMGGPSSGYEEKEDIPQKMLSVLKKAGYAVIIPEGKDDLCCGMAFSSKGFRKQAQKKENELNEALLKASRNGELPIVCDMSPCLLHMRETLDKRLRLYDQVEFIHDFLLDRLQFTLQPISIAIHTTCSSTKMHLEEKLRAVASRCAEKVIIPENINCCGWAGDRGFFYPELNNSALAPLRQGIRDATEGYSNSRTCEIGLSINSGISYKSMIYLVDKASSGKS from the coding sequence ATGGAAGTTAAACAATTACGCAACCGGCTCTTACAATTACTCCCTCAGGATCAGGTGTTCACTGATGAACTTTCGCGTCTTGTCAAAGGAACTGACGCAGGGCTCTACCGGCTTATCCCCAAAGCGGTGGTAAGGGTGAACTCGGAAGATGAGGTAATCCGCTTATTGGAATTCTGCCGGACAGAAAATATGCCTGTAACATTTAAAGCTGCCGGCACCAGCTTAAGCGGACAGACCATCTCCGATTCCATATTAATGGAAGCAGGGAATGGTTTTGAATTCTCCACCATCACTGATAAGGGAGCTACTGCCACATTCGGCTGCGCACTCACCGGTGCTGCCGCCAACCGTATATTGATAAGATATAAACGTAAACTGGGCCCCAAACCGGCTTCCATCAATTCTGCCAAGATTGGAGGGATCATTGCCAATAACGCGAGTGGATCGAGCTACGGTATCCGGTATAACAGTTACAATACTATCAGGTCGATGCGTATTATTTTTGCCGACGGCTCGTTATTGGATACCGCAGATAAAGAGAGTTGCCGTGCCTTCATTGCCGACCATCCTCAGCTTATTGCAGAAATAGAACAGTTGCACAAAGAGACTGTCAATAACGAAGCTATCCGGGAAAAGATTACATCAAAATTCCAATTGAAAAACACTTGCGGTTACGGGGTGAACTCGCTGATCGATTTCAGCGATCCCATCCAGATTATCCAGCACCTGATGATCGGTTCGGAAGGAACCCTGGGTTTTGTTTCACAGGCCACCTTCGAGACAGTTCACGATGCGCCTCTTAAAGCTACGGCGATGATCTATTTCTCCAACCTTCACGATGTGAGTAATACGATCATTCCGCTGCGGAGTTGCCAGGTAAGCGCTGCCGAGTTGATGGACCGTAACGCGTTACGTGCCGTGGAAGACCAAGAGGGTATGCCCGAAGAGTTGAGGTCATTACCGGAGGGTGCTGCCGCACTGTTAATCGACACCTCAGCCGACGACGAAGGGACTTTATTGGCACAAATGGCTGAGATTGAAGAAAAGCTGGCACATATAGATACGCTTACTCCGATCAGATTCACTACCGACAAACATCTATACAACCTCTACTGGAATGTCCGGAACGGGCTTTTCACTTCGGCAGCCGCTACCCGCCCACCCCGTACAGCCAGTATTATTGAAGATATCGCATTCAGGGCCGAGTCTCTGGGTGATGCACTTACCGACGTTCGCGAATTACTTGTCCGTACCGGTTATGGAAATGCAGTGATGTGGGGACATCTGTTAGACGGGAATGTACACTTCACTGTATTCCCTGACATCAATGTTCCCGAGGAAGTAGAAAAATATGCCGTTTTCATGCAGGAACTCTGCGAACTGGTCGCAGTAAAACATAATGGCAGCCTCAAGGCTGAACATGGTACCGGCCGGAATATGGCTCCTTTTGTAGAAAAAGAATGGGGTGGAGAAGTTTATGGATTGATGAAGCGCATCAAAAAAGCCTTCGATCCTGAAAATATACTCAACCCGGGCGTATTGATCAATGATGACCATGAAATCTTTATCAAGAACCTGAAACGGATCCCGGAGGCCAATCCTATTATTGATAAATGTATCGAGTGTGGTTTTTGTGAAGTGAGCTGCCCATCAAAGGATCTGACCCTTACCCCCCGGCAACGGATCATCGCTTACCGGCATCTGTCAGAGCAGGCTGTTTCCGGGAATAAGAAAAAGGATCCGGTACAGGAACAGTTGAGAAATATCTCCTATCCTATGGAAGAGACCTGTGCTACCGACGGATTGTGCGGTATTGCCTGCCCGGTAGGGATTGATACAGGAAAACTTATCAAAGAGTTGCGATGGCAGCAAAACAACAGGCTCGCCAACCGGGTTGCCGATACCATTGCCGATAATATGGCAGGAATGACTTCCTTGTTACGCAGATTGTTACCGATCCCTCATTACATCGGAAAGAGTGTAGGGTACCGGACGATGGAAAGCGTGACAAAAGGGCTTTACCGGTTAGGTGACGGAGCATTCCCGCTATGGACACGCCATACGCCCTCCGGCAGTAAAAAAATCAAACGCAATATTTTCCCTGCCACCAACCCCGATGCACCTATGGTTGTTTATTTCCCTGCATGTATCACCCGTGCCATGGGTGGTCCTTCATCCGGTTATGAAGAGAAGGAAGATATACCTCAAAAAATGCTTTCAGTGCTGAAAAAAGCAGGCTATGCGGTTATTATTCCTGAGGGAAAAGATGACCTGTGTTGCGGAATGGCTTTTAGCAGTAAGGGATTCCGGAAGCAGGCACAAAAAAAGGAGAATGAGTTGAACGAGGCACTATTGAAAGCTAGTCGAAACGGTGAATTGCCCATTGTCTGTGATATGAGTCCCTGCCTGCTGCATATGCGCGAAACACTCGACAAGCGCCTTAGGCTGTATGACCAGGTAGAGTTTATCCACGATTTTTTACTCGACCGGCTGCAATTTACCCTACAACCTATATCTATTGCCATCCATACTACCTGCAGCTCTACGAAGATGCATCTGGAAGAGAAACTTCGTGCAGTGGCGTCACGTTGTGCAGAAAAGGTGATCATCCCCGAAAATATCAACTGTTGTGGTTGGGCGGGCGATAGGGGGTTTTTCTATCCTGAGCTCAACAACTCGGCACTTGCACCACTAAGGCAAGGAATTCGAGATGCCACAGAGGGATACTCCAACAGTCGAACATGTGAGATAGGATTATCAATAAACAGTGGTATTTCCTATAAATCTATGATCTATCTGGTGGATAAGGCGAGTAGTGGAAAGTCCTGA
- a CDS encoding AMP-dependent synthetase/ligase — MAYSHLGGLVHRQAQKYGKKTAVMYQGPAGEWLHLSWNDLSDKIMKAAQALAEMAVEPGDNIGIYSQNMGKYLITDFAVYANKAVMVPMYATSSPMQVSYIVNDARIKLLFVGEQFQYNNAYKVQQENNLLEKLIVFDRNVVLKPDDKTSVYFDDFITTGDNSESLALVNARLKQLDNNDLATIIYTSGTTGEPKGVMLTHANFSEIFRIHDIRLTDLSEKDLSMCFLPLTHIFEKAWSYYCLYKGITVAVNKEPGEIRETIKQVRPTLMSNVPRFWEKVYDGVKEKMDSASGVMKWLFTDAVKTGRRHNLEFINEGKRPPIGNRIKFFLYRHTVFYLVKRVVGIDRGNFFPVAGAPLSDTINEFMQSIDVHLIYGYGLTETTATVSCFPARGFRIGTVGKVMPDVDVKIGENNEILVKGATVTCGYYNKPEATKAAFTGDGYFRTGDAGSLTENNEIILTDRIKDLYKTSNGKYIAPQMIETRIGEDKYIDQVAVIGDERKFVSALIVPNYEALKAYANQQGIAFDSMEGLVNNPDIHAFIFGRIELLQAQFTSYEKIKRFALLSEPFRMETGELTNTLKLRRKVILERYADIIDKLYV; from the coding sequence ATGGCATATTCTCATTTAGGCGGACTTGTTCACAGGCAGGCACAAAAATATGGTAAAAAAACAGCAGTCATGTATCAGGGGCCGGCTGGCGAGTGGTTGCATTTGTCATGGAACGATCTATCGGATAAGATCATGAAAGCTGCCCAAGCCCTGGCGGAAATGGCAGTGGAACCGGGAGATAATATCGGGATATATTCCCAGAATATGGGAAAATATCTGATCACCGATTTTGCAGTATATGCCAACAAGGCGGTGATGGTACCGATGTATGCGACTTCTTCGCCGATGCAGGTAAGTTATATTGTGAATGATGCCCGGATAAAACTACTTTTTGTGGGAGAGCAGTTCCAATATAATAATGCATATAAGGTTCAACAAGAGAATAATTTGCTTGAAAAACTGATTGTCTTCGACAGGAATGTCGTTTTGAAACCTGACGACAAGACGTCGGTCTATTTTGATGATTTCATTACTACCGGGGATAATTCCGAGTCGTTGGCATTGGTGAATGCCAGGTTGAAGCAACTGGATAATAACGACCTGGCGACTATTATCTATACTTCAGGGACTACCGGTGAGCCGAAAGGAGTGATGCTGACACATGCCAACTTCTCTGAAATATTCAGGATACATGATATCCGGCTTACCGATTTGTCGGAAAAAGATCTTTCCATGTGTTTTCTTCCTCTTACCCATATCTTTGAAAAGGCCTGGAGTTATTACTGTCTATACAAAGGAATAACTGTGGCAGTGAACAAGGAGCCGGGGGAAATCAGGGAAACCATTAAACAGGTGCGTCCCACATTGATGAGCAATGTCCCCCGTTTCTGGGAAAAGGTATATGATGGTGTGAAAGAGAAAATGGACAGCGCTTCGGGAGTTATGAAATGGCTGTTTACAGATGCCGTGAAAACAGGCCGCCGTCATAATTTGGAATTTATAAACGAAGGGAAGAGGCCTCCGATAGGTAACAGGATAAAATTCTTTCTCTACAGGCATACCGTTTTTTATCTGGTAAAACGGGTAGTGGGTATTGACCGTGGAAATTTCTTTCCTGTAGCAGGGGCTCCTTTGTCGGATACCATTAACGAATTCATGCAGTCGATAGATGTGCACCTGATATATGGTTACGGCCTTACAGAAACTACCGCCACAGTGAGTTGTTTTCCTGCAAGGGGATTCCGTATCGGTACCGTGGGAAAAGTAATGCCTGATGTGGATGTGAAGATCGGGGAGAACAATGAGATATTGGTAAAGGGGGCAACAGTGACGTGTGGGTATTATAATAAACCGGAGGCAACGAAGGCTGCTTTTACCGGGGATGGCTATTTCAGGACAGGAGACGCCGGTTCCCTTACGGAAAATAATGAGATTATTCTCACCGATCGGATTAAGGACCTCTACAAAACTTCCAATGGAAAATATATTGCACCGCAAATGATCGAAACGCGTATAGGGGAGGATAAATATATTGATCAGGTAGCGGTGATTGGAGACGAGCGCAAATTTGTAAGCGCGTTGATCGTTCCTAACTATGAAGCCCTCAAAGCCTATGCCAACCAACAGGGTATTGCGTTCGATTCGATGGAAGGGTTGGTGAACAATCCTGATATCCACGCTTTTATTTTCGGCCGCATCGAACTGCTGCAGGCACAGTTCACTTCCTATGAGAAAATTAAACGCTTCGCTCTGCTATCCGAGCCATTCCGGATGGAAACCGGTGAGTTGACCAATACCCTTAAACTACGGAGAAAAGTGATTCTGGAGAGGTACGCCGATATTATTGATAAGCTTTATGTATAG
- a CDS encoding SulP family inorganic anion transporter, translating to MRINFLQDFQPVLFQSLKTYNKEKFFADLMSGLIVGVVALPLAIAFGIASGVAPEKGIYTAIIAGFIISFLGGSKVQIGGPTGAFIVIVYGIVEQYGVQGLAIATVLAGIMLLAMGFLKLGAVIKFIPYPIVIGFTSGIALTIFSTQIKDFFGLTTPALPSGFIEKWGVYLQHFGSINWWAALIAMISVVIIIFTPKISRKVPGSLVALVVMTLAAYLMKTYGGITTIETIGDRFIINNQLPDMEQIPLSLESIRLLSPAAFTIAMLGAIESLLSATVADGATGHKHNSNMELVAQGAANIITPFFGGIPATGAIARTMTNINNGGRTPVAGIIHAVVLLLIVLFLGDLTRHIPMACLAGVLVVVAYNMSEWRTFVLLTRQSKSTMGILMTTFLLTVIFDLTIAIGVGLMLAIFGFLKRMNESTQISRTTGSIDLAKEMESQSADTQEEVLHLPDGVEVYEIEGPFFFGVASKFDEITRELGDHPRIRIIRMRMVPFIDSTGLNNLEMLCRRSKKEKIQIILSGVKENVRESIEKSDIPQIIGSENICSNIHLAVERAVLLNAGQKQANDG from the coding sequence ATGAGGATAAATTTCTTGCAGGATTTTCAACCTGTACTTTTTCAATCATTAAAAACCTATAACAAAGAGAAATTCTTTGCCGACCTGATGTCAGGATTAATTGTGGGAGTGGTAGCATTGCCACTGGCCATTGCTTTTGGGATTGCATCAGGAGTTGCGCCGGAGAAGGGGATCTATACAGCCATAATCGCCGGATTCATCATCTCATTCCTGGGTGGCAGTAAAGTTCAGATCGGTGGTCCTACCGGCGCCTTTATCGTGATTGTCTATGGTATTGTAGAGCAATACGGAGTGCAAGGCCTTGCCATTGCGACCGTACTGGCCGGCATAATGCTTTTGGCAATGGGTTTCCTGAAACTGGGAGCAGTCATCAAATTTATCCCCTATCCCATTGTTATCGGCTTCACAAGTGGTATCGCCCTGACCATCTTCTCCACACAGATAAAAGATTTTTTCGGACTTACCACTCCAGCATTGCCGTCCGGCTTCATTGAAAAATGGGGTGTCTACCTCCAGCATTTCGGCTCGATCAATTGGTGGGCTGCACTCATCGCCATGATAAGCGTAGTCATTATCATATTCACCCCAAAAATATCAAGAAAGGTGCCGGGCTCACTGGTAGCACTTGTCGTGATGACTTTGGCGGCTTACCTGATGAAAACCTACGGAGGCATTACAACCATAGAGACTATTGGCGACAGGTTTATCATCAACAACCAGTTGCCTGATATGGAACAAATACCGCTAAGTCTCGAAAGCATCCGGTTGCTGTCCCCTGCCGCATTTACCATAGCCATGCTGGGAGCTATCGAATCACTATTATCGGCTACGGTAGCGGATGGAGCAACCGGACACAAGCACAATTCGAATATGGAACTGGTGGCACAGGGCGCGGCCAATATCATCACCCCATTTTTTGGAGGTATCCCGGCTACCGGAGCCATTGCACGCACAATGACCAACATCAACAATGGCGGAAGGACACCTGTCGCGGGAATTATCCACGCCGTGGTACTCCTGTTGATAGTCCTGTTCCTGGGTGATCTTACCCGGCATATCCCCATGGCTTGCCTTGCAGGGGTATTGGTGGTTGTAGCATACAACATGAGTGAGTGGCGTACATTCGTATTACTCACCAGACAGTCGAAATCGACTATGGGTATTCTGATGACCACCTTTTTGCTTACTGTTATTTTCGATCTGACCATCGCCATAGGAGTCGGTTTGATGCTTGCGATTTTCGGCTTTCTCAAGAGAATGAATGAAAGTACCCAGATATCCCGTACTACCGGAAGTATTGATCTGGCAAAAGAGATGGAATCCCAATCTGCCGACACTCAGGAAGAAGTACTTCATCTGCCCGATGGTGTGGAAGTCTATGAAATTGAAGGGCCTTTCTTTTTTGGAGTAGCCAGTAAATTCGATGAGATAACACGGGAATTGGGGGATCATCCACGTATTCGGATTATCCGTATGCGAATGGTGCCTTTCATCGACTCAACCGGATTGAACAACCTCGAAATGTTGTGTAGACGGTCAAAGAAAGAGAAGATACAAATCATTCTTTCAGGAGTGAAAGAGAATGTACGCGAAAGTATCGAAAAGTCGGATATTCCACAGATCATCGGGAGTGAGAATATCTGTTCCAATATCCACCTGGCAGTAGAGAGAGCTGTATTATTGAATGCAGGGCAAAAACAGGCTAACGATGGTTGA
- a CDS encoding DUF4294 domain-containing protein, producing the protein MERLSIISLTLLTTLLSPAIKAQGYYAANISPDSNTPASTIFLMPNVYPAVVLEGDTVACMWLKDFIKYSPLTFRNTKDQIAYTRLVRDVKKTLPYAKEIAAIILETYEYMETLPNDKERQKHLNRMEKYLMDQYTPKMKKLTRSQGQLLMKLVDRETNSSSYHIIDAFMGSFKAWSYNLFAGMFGNSLKTRYNPFGEDRVTERVCVLVEQGAV; encoded by the coding sequence ATGGAAAGACTGAGCATTATATCCCTTACACTATTGACAACTCTTTTATCCCCTGCGATAAAAGCACAGGGGTATTATGCAGCTAACATAAGCCCCGACTCAAACACACCGGCATCTACTATTTTTTTAATGCCGAATGTGTATCCTGCCGTGGTATTGGAAGGTGACACTGTCGCCTGTATGTGGTTGAAGGATTTTATTAAGTATTCTCCGCTTACCTTCCGCAACACCAAAGATCAGATAGCCTATACCAGGCTGGTTCGTGATGTAAAGAAAACACTCCCTTACGCGAAAGAAATTGCGGCCATTATCCTGGAAACATATGAATATATGGAGACGCTTCCCAACGATAAAGAGCGGCAAAAACACCTCAATCGGATGGAGAAATACCTTATGGATCAATATACCCCCAAAATGAAAAAACTTACCCGGTCGCAGGGACAACTATTAATGAAATTAGTTGACCGGGAAACCAACTCCTCCTCCTATCACATTATCGACGCCTTTATGGGTAGTTTTAAAGCGTGGTCCTACAACCTGTTTGCCGGAATGTTCGGCAATAGCCTCAAGACCAGGTATAACCCCTTTGGAGAAGACCGTGTAACAGAGCGTGTCTGCGTCCTTGTGGAACAAGGAGCGGTGTGA
- a CDS encoding YitT family protein has product MGKLPEFSLKRFYWKDYLVIVLGTFMYALGVTQFIMPHHFVMGGLAGAALLLNYAFGLPVSLMVFVMNAVLLLVAFKVLGWQFLVKTIVGVSLLSFFLGMFESFQWQPIMMDEPLMAGLIGSIVAGSGVGLVMSVNGSSGGTDIVVLIINKYRNITPGRTMLFVDLVIVASSFLIFKSMETIVFGIIIIAVMATSVDWVLNGIRQSVQFFIFSTKYEEIATQINLQLHRGCTVLDGVGWYSQKPQKVLLVMAKRNESTSIFRLVKQIDGNAFISQSNVVGVYGQGFDRMK; this is encoded by the coding sequence ATGGGAAAATTACCTGAATTCAGCCTGAAGAGGTTTTACTGGAAAGACTACCTGGTCATCGTCCTGGGTACTTTCATGTATGCATTGGGTGTTACCCAGTTCATTATGCCGCACCATTTTGTGATGGGTGGACTTGCAGGAGCCGCTTTGCTTTTAAATTATGCTTTCGGGTTACCTGTGTCGTTGATGGTATTTGTAATGAATGCCGTGCTGTTATTGGTAGCCTTTAAGGTGCTGGGATGGCAGTTTCTGGTAAAAACTATCGTGGGAGTTTCATTACTGTCCTTTTTCCTGGGTATGTTCGAGAGTTTTCAATGGCAACCGATTATGATGGACGAGCCGCTTATGGCAGGACTGATCGGCTCCATCGTGGCGGGTTCGGGAGTAGGGTTGGTAATGTCGGTCAACGGTAGTAGTGGTGGAACTGATATTGTAGTGCTTATTATCAATAAGTACAGGAATATTACCCCCGGCCGCACAATGTTGTTTGTCGACCTTGTCATTGTGGCCTCTTCTTTTCTTATTTTCAAGAGTATGGAGACCATTGTATTTGGAATCATTATTATTGCGGTGATGGCTACTTCGGTCGATTGGGTGCTGAACGGTATTCGACAATCGGTGCAGTTCTTTATCTTCTCAACCAAGTATGAAGAGATCGCTACCCAGATCAATCTCCAGTTACACCGTGGCTGTACCGTATTGGATGGCGTCGGATGGTACTCCCAAAAGCCACAAAAGGTACTTTTGGTGATGGCCAAGCGAAATGAGTCGACATCCATTTTCCGGCTGGTAAAACAGATCGATGGCAATGCCTTTATCTCACAAAGCAATGTGGTGGGCGTCTATGGACAGGGATTTGACCGGATGAAATAA